From the Argopecten irradians isolate NY chromosome 13, Ai_NY, whole genome shotgun sequence genome, one window contains:
- the LOC138306448 gene encoding inositol hexakisphosphate and diphosphoinositol-pentakisphosphate kinase 2-like, whose translation MIMRALAPQRHIPWVLGAAPEDIPVVPTTSGSMMELRTVVAVIRHGDRTPKQKMKMEVKHKKFFDLFKKYDGYRTGHLKLKKPKQLQEVLDIARFLLSEQQSSSDPEIAEKKAKLQQLKLVLEMWDFHHNFEKETSTFLCALEKLVIICYVLWFSG comes from the exons ATGATAATGCGAGCGTTGGCTCCACAGAGACACATCCCGTGGGTTTTAGGAGCAGCTCCAGAGGATATCCCTGTAGTACCTACCACCTCAGGATctat GATGGAACTAAGGACAGTTGTGGCTGTTATCAGACATGGCGACCGTACACCgaaacagaaaatgaaaatggaGGTCAAACATAAAAA ATTTTTTGATCTCTTCAAGAAGTATGATGGCTATCGTACTGGACATTTAAAGCTTAAGAAACCAAAACAGCTCCAGGAGGTTTTAGATATCGCTCGGTTCTTATTGTCGGAACAGCAGTCATCATCCGATCCAGAAATAGCAGAGAAAAAGGCGAAACTACAACAGCTGAAATTAGTATTAGAAAT GTGGGATTTTCATCACAATTTCGAAAAAGAGACCAGCACATTTTTGTGCGCCTTAGAAAAGTTGGTTATAATCTGCTATGTTTTGTGGTTTTCTGGTTAA